The following are encoded in a window of Candidatus Stygibacter australis genomic DNA:
- the glyS gene encoding glycine--tRNA ligase subunit beta: MDKRDMLIELGVEEIPAGYIEPAMEKFCSSIEASLKKAGLGYNKVERYSTPRRLALCIRDLESEQQDKVIERVGPAVKIAFDSEGNLTKAALGFVRGAGANEQDIFQVSSPKGDKIAVRIEKKGQTTEELLPSVITEAVESITFPKTMRWGSSRMWFARPVRWLISIYGDKLIEININGIDSGRISYGNRNKKLVNPVEISASDDYLAKLRKVDVIADRDERRSLIAEQMAAIEKKNCLEVIKDDRLLEEVTNLVEYPTATLGSFAEKYLRLPEKIIISTLSQNQKCFALRGSDGKLANRFIFTNNSDKNSESLIRRGNEKVISARLADAEFYYEEDTKEKLEFYVDKLTEVLFQKDLGNLLEKTKRIAALSEYICEELQIDKGRKSDVLRTALLCKADLVTQMLGEKEFTKLQGYIGMKYAIKSGENQQVAAGIYEHYQPKGQNDGFPETETGTIVAIADKLDTVCGIMGVDMLPTGSNDPFALRRAANGIVSILADKGIELNLEKAIDKSFELLADKLKEPDHNLIIVQDFFNQRVNWLLKQNGIGYDVIESVMHVGRENIPDLLVRAKEVESFRQRDDFIRLVLGFKRVSNIIGEQSDFGKVKEELFADTAEKQLFKEYLILAEELSELAGNYDKMMEKLVHFSEYINRFFDEVLVNVEDQGVRKNRYNLLSKIREEFLRVADLALIVVEEK; the protein is encoded by the coding sequence ATGGATAAAAGAGATATGCTGATAGAACTGGGAGTAGAGGAAATCCCTGCGGGTTATATAGAGCCTGCGATGGAGAAGTTTTGCTCCAGTATAGAAGCCAGTTTAAAGAAAGCTGGGCTGGGATATAATAAAGTAGAAAGATATAGTACGCCTCGTAGGCTGGCATTGTGCATTCGCGATCTGGAGAGTGAACAGCAGGATAAAGTGATAGAGCGAGTGGGACCAGCAGTGAAAATAGCATTTGACAGTGAAGGAAATCTAACAAAGGCAGCATTGGGATTTGTGAGAGGTGCGGGAGCGAATGAACAGGATATATTTCAGGTATCCAGTCCCAAAGGTGATAAAATAGCTGTACGCATAGAGAAAAAGGGACAGACTACCGAGGAGCTTTTACCATCAGTTATTACTGAAGCAGTGGAGAGTATAACATTTCCCAAAACCATGCGTTGGGGCAGTAGCAGGATGTGGTTTGCCAGACCAGTAAGATGGCTGATAAGTATTTATGGTGATAAATTAATAGAAATAAATATCAATGGGATAGACTCAGGCAGGATAAGTTATGGAAACAGAAATAAAAAACTGGTGAATCCGGTAGAAATCTCCGCTAGTGATGATTATCTGGCAAAGCTGAGAAAAGTGGATGTGATAGCTGATCGCGATGAGCGCAGATCATTGATAGCAGAGCAGATGGCAGCAATCGAGAAGAAGAACTGTCTGGAAGTTATCAAAGATGACAGATTGCTGGAAGAAGTAACAAATCTGGTGGAATATCCCACAGCAACGCTGGGAAGTTTTGCAGAGAAATATTTGAGATTGCCTGAAAAAATAATAATATCTACCCTGAGTCAAAACCAGAAATGTTTTGCTTTGCGCGGGTCAGATGGCAAATTAGCTAACCGGTTTATATTTACAAATAATTCAGATAAAAATAGTGAATCCTTAATCCGGCGCGGAAATGAGAAGGTGATAAGTGCCAGACTTGCAGATGCAGAATTTTACTATGAGGAAGATACCAAAGAAAAGCTGGAATTCTATGTGGATAAGCTTACAGAGGTATTATTTCAGAAGGATTTAGGGAATCTTTTGGAAAAGACAAAGCGGATTGCAGCTTTAAGTGAATATATATGTGAAGAGCTGCAAATAGATAAGGGAAGGAAATCAGATGTACTGCGAACTGCCCTTTTATGCAAGGCAGACTTAGTGACGCAAATGCTGGGTGAGAAGGAATTTACTAAATTACAAGGTTACATCGGGATGAAATACGCTATCAAGAGTGGAGAAAACCAGCAAGTGGCTGCCGGAATATATGAACATTATCAACCAAAGGGTCAAAATGATGGATTTCCTGAGACAGAAACGGGAACTATTGTGGCAATAGCAGATAAACTTGATACTGTTTGCGGGATAATGGGAGTGGACATGCTTCCCACGGGTTCCAATGATCCCTTTGCCTTGCGAAGAGCAGCTAATGGGATAGTTAGCATTCTGGCAGATAAGGGAATAGAGCTTAATCTGGAGAAGGCGATAGATAAGAGCTTTGAACTACTGGCAGACAAGCTGAAAGAGCCAGATCATAATCTAATAATAGTTCAGGACTTTTTTAACCAGAGAGTAAACTGGTTATTGAAACAGAATGGAATTGGCTATGATGTGATCGAAAGTGTGATGCATGTGGGCAGGGAAAATATTCCTGATCTCTTAGTCAGGGCAAAGGAAGTGGAAAGTTTTCGGCAAAGAGATGATTTCATCAGGCTGGTATTGGGATTTAAACGAGTATCAAATATCATTGGTGAACAATCAGATTTTGGTAAGGTAAAGGAAGAACTCTTTGCAGACACAGCGGAGAAACAATTATTTAAGGAATACCTGATACTGGCAGAAGAATTATCTGAGTTAGCCGGAAATTATGATAAAATGATGGAGAAATTGGTACATTTTAGTGAATACATTAACAGATTTTTTGACGAAGTGCTGGTAAATGTGGAAGATCAGGGAGTCAGGAAGAACAGATATAATCTATTGAGCAAGATCCGAGAGGAATTTTTACGGGTAGCAGATCTGGCTTTGATCGTAGTAGAAGAAAAATAG